The window TTCCCCTACGTTGTTCTTCTGCCTGAAACTGTTGGGAAAGTTACCCGCTGGACCTGGATGAGGTGCCACTGGTATGCTGGTGATGCTAAATTATACACTGCCACACCAGACCAAGCCAGTGATGCCACGAAATCTTGaaccggtgcctggaggctgtgaggatcgAGATGGCACGAAAGAAGCTCAGATTAAATCTTACCAAGAGGGAGTTGCCAGTGTGTGTGGACATCTGGGCACTATGGAAAGACCAGTCCCTGTAGCAACTCTGGACGGGGTTGGGTTTCCCCAGAAGGAGATGGTCCGTGACTTGGGACCTTCCTAGACTCACAATTCCTGGTTAAGCAACAAGGGGGAAATTGTGACAAAGTGGCTGCTGTGCCAGGTACAACCTACCTGGACCAGGATCTCCGTAACTCATGTCTTGAGCACCACAtgcttggactactgcaacacacgcTTCATGGTGCTGCCCTTGGAGATGACAATACAGGGGTAAGTTTACTGGCAGAACAGCCCCCAATACAGAATTACACTTATAGTAAAGTCACTGCACTGGTCGCCAGTTGGCTTCTGGTCCCAATTCAGAGGGCTGGTCGTTAACTGGAAACCAGAACCGAGTAGCCCTGGGAGACCTCCGGCCTTGCCAGAATTGAATCTGCCAGTCCAGTCCAATCACCAAGAAAGTCtgtcccccccgccccaccaATGAAATTTGGGTGATGTGGGTGGGGCAATGGGCCTTGTCTGTAGGATCCCCCATTTTATGGAATGCTGTTCCCTGGAAGTACCTGCGCCTCCCACCTTGCTGCAGTTCTGGAAACAACCGAAAGCGGTTTTATTCCAATATGCATTTGCTTTCACCCAGGGTCTTGATGCAGGGTACCCAGCATGGGTCTTGTCGTGATTTCCTTCTCCGCTTAATTTGgctttttgatattcttttggGTTTAGTTATTTACAATTAGAGAGCgagtttggtcttgtggttaaggctgcaggctagaaactgggagactctgagttcaagtcctgccttgggcacgaagccagctgggggaccttgagccagtccctctctctcagccctggaaggaggcaatggcaagccacttctgaaaatgttaatcctgttttattgtaaaccacccagagtccccccatgagggggagatgggcggtgaataaatttattaaataaataaataaacaccttgccaagaaaactgcagggacgtgtccaggcagtgtccaagaatcggacacggtTGAAcggatgaaaaaaaataattaagttttGGGGCTGGGGTGGGTTCTAAGTATTgcaaatcaaccaaccaaccaaccaatcaatcaatattttattatggtcacagaccaggattacaaataaaatacaaatttgtacaaatacaaataaatgcattaaaatgaaataaaacataataataataataatggtgggatcatcagtgggcaatcgAAGTCTGCTGAATTTTatagacagtataacaaaatttagctgcaTTCAGAGAAACTGAATCAATGAATCAGTGAATCAGTGAATCAACCTTTGCTGCTAAGGGTGTTCCATAGGTTCAAATATCAGCACTTGTAATTTTTTCCAAATCAGCCCTGAGGACTAGTGACTTGACGCCCCCTCCCTCTGTCCTTCTTAGCCGTTTAGGACGGCCAAGCTGTTGGGGCGGGGCCCATGTGTCCAAAATCCCTCCTGTCGTGGGCTCCTGTTACACCAGGCAGCGCCTCTCTTTCTTCGCCACCTGTCAGCCGGGACCTTctgtcccttccctccctcctttccattCAGAGCCCTTCGGTTCTGCccatccttccttctcttttccttctgtgtttgctggaaaaaaaaaggtgtttatTTCTTCCCCTTTGCTCCGCTGTGCTTCTAGCGCCCTACCTTTGTTTGCAAATAAATTCTTTCCCCTATTTCGGTTGCTTTTCAAcccctttccttcttctcctaTTAAACCTTGCAAAAATAgtgtctggattcacacatcctGCTCAGTCACAACTCACTGAGCAAACCACACAGGTCTGGGTACGCAGCCTTTAAGCTGTGGTTTACAAACACGGTGGTTAGATTTGTTTATCTTGCTAAGCCAAGCCCGGAGAAACCGTGTCAGGGGTTAGTGGGTTACAGGAACAAGGCCTGGGTGTCTCTGTGTAGAAGGCTGTTATATCTGAGCCTATATTTGACTCTTATTTACATATGAGTAATCCCTGTTTATCTCAGGGGGGCTTGTCTGAGTAAACGTGCACCACGCTGGCACTGTGGCATTGTCTGAATATATTATTGCTGCCATGTTGTTTCTCTCTCTGTCGTCCTTCCAGGTAGGCGCTGAAGCTCCCACTGCTGGGTGTCTGGATCCATCCAGAATTTGTGCCCCGTCTCCAGATATTGGGTGGCCTTCCACTGTTCCATGAGAGCTAACGAGGTGGATTCCGAAGCCCGTCCCGCCTGTCCTCCTGTAGTGTCTCCCTGaagcccgtcccgtcccttccttctcccctcttcCCACCCCACAACCAGGCTGCCTCGTGGTCCTCTTGGCCACCATGCTCAATTCCGACCAGACCGAGACCGACCTCCAGCCCACCCATTCGGAGACGGAGTCCGTCTTCAGCGACTGCGGGGGCGGCCGGGGCGGGGCCGCGGAAGATGCCGGCTCTCTCGGCCTGTGTGGCCAGTCCCGAGGGGCCGAGTCCAGCGACAACGTGAAGAAGGACCTTCAGCATCTCAGCCGGGAGGAGCGCCGGCGTCGGCGGAGAGCCACGGCCAAATATCGGACCGCCCACGCCACGAGGGAGCGGATCCGGGTGGAAGCGTTCAACATGGCCTTTGCGGAGCTACGCAAGCTTCTGCCGACCCTCCCTCCCGATAAGAAGCTGTCCAAAATTGAGATTTTGCGGCTGGCTATCTGCTACATCTCTTACCTGAACCACGTCCTGGACGTCTGAGTCTCGGGCGCGGCGGGGGCGGCGCCCGCCAGGCGGACCCGCGTGTCCGAGAGTTCGCACGCCATGAGCACCCTCTCTGGCTTTCGATCTGCAGGCAAACATCCATAAGAACCCCATTCTGGCATGTCCTTCTGTCATTTCTGCCCTCCTGTTCTGGCTCCTAAGTGCAGAATGCCATGGGTGCGAGGTGGTCCTGGTTTAGCTATGCTGACCTGCTCCACCTTCTTTCTGGTTGAGAAGCTGCCGCCCAGAACTCTCCAGTCCCACCGTGAGCCTGAAGGAGACAAGTGCTTTCGCTCCCCTTCACCAGGGACATCTGTAGTCAAGAACCACCTGACATTGTCATTCCCCCAAGATGCTTTCTTGGGGGGCATTTCCCCGCTGGTTCggtttggattttcttttatttccatcCCCAACCATGTGTGTCTAAACTCAGTCTAAATGACCTTAAATGTAGGCGTATCTCTAATActtaaacatacaggtagtccttgacttatgaccacaattgggaccacaacttctgtcgctaagcgaggcagttgttaagtgggtCACACCTGATTTACGAGCTTTTTCGCTGCgcccattaagcgaatcacagtggtcgttaagcgaatcacatgatcattaagcaaacccagcttcccccattgactttgcttgtcggaagccagctgggaaggtcacaaatggtgatcacatgaccccaggtggctgcaactgtcataaatacatgccagttgccaagcgcctgaattttgatcatgcgaccaccaggatgctgcaatggtcgtaagtgtgagcatgTAAcatgtcacttttttcagcgccattgtaacttggaacaaatggtcgtaagtgcaaggactacatgtactgATGTGAAAATTAGCAGGGGAAAAAGCAGTCCAGAATGCTGCAGAGAAGCTTCCTTCATCCCCTAGGCAGATTTAGTTAGAGAGGCTGTTAAAATAGGTTTTTTGGGATTTAAAGAAACCGACACAGACAGAGGCAGAGGGTCCCGGTGGCCTTCTTCTTTGAAGACCATCACTGGGTTCATCTGAGACATGCTAGAAGGACAGCTTCATAGCCCTGGGCTTGAACCCAGTTGGATAGGGCACCCCAGACCCGTTGAGACCCATCCCACCTTCCCCCCAGTCCTCTGGCCCTTTGTAAGCCATTtgcctggagaaaaaaaatttGAGAGGTTCCTGGGCACGATTTGAAAGCAGCAACCTGGATCCAGAAAGGAAATACGTAAGGAAGAAGGCCAGGACACGCCGGCTGCTTTGGGCCGCGAAAGCCTCTTTGTCTCGAAAGGACAAAGTTTTCTCTTTAGTCTCGAGGTAAACGGCAGAAGGCCAAGACCTGCTTTTCCGTCAAGGACTGGATTTGGTGCCTGCTGGTTGCTGATACTGGCAATGTGGAAACGTTCTCCCCGGGATCTCATGACACCTGGACGTTGAGCAAATTCAGCTACCCCCGGATCTGTGGGCCATCGTTCTCATGCCTGGCCCCTACAGGTCTGACGGGGGACAGTGAGCCACAAATCTATGTGCAATTGCTTGCTTTTAAGTTGCCACAAGGGCCTTTGTTCCTTCTAGcaaagcaacacacacacagacccacacTTGTGCTGCTACTGCTGTGTTGGATTCTGCCTCAGCCTCAGATGAGCCCTCCATTGGTTTAGTTTAGAGTGCCTGTAGTGGGGGGCCTGGGGAATGGGGAGGCTTTCCCAGCCCTGCCCAGAGAGGCTGGGGGTCTCCTGCATGCAAGTGGTGGCTGGCCAGGGAGCCCCCCGTGAAGTTATGCATTTATTCACTGACATCCCACCTTTTCCCTTGGATTTTTTGGGGGCCAAGAGATTGCCCTCCACCTAGTAGGTAGGGTTGGGAACAAGAAATGAATGGGGCTTGGACGAGGACTAAATTTGGCTTGGTTGCATTTAAATTTAATCTCCATTCAAGCAATTAAGTGCAGATGATACGATTCATCCCTCTGTGTTTAAAAACTCCCCCCTTCTGTTGCATTAACCGTGGTAGATCAGTGGCCCCAAAGGCTTCAGGGGCCACACCTTGGGTCATCATCACAAGCTTGCCCGGGAGGTTGCAGCCTGAAGCCCCCCTCCAATCCTGCAGCCCCCAAACAGCCTGGTCTTCATCCCTCCCCTGGCACTGTTGGGGTCCCCCCGGGGAGCTGAGAAGGCGAGAGTTTGCAGTTGCTCACGGCTGCGGAATGGAGCCCTGCTTGCCGACATCCAGAACAGCCGTTTCGTGCCACaagctatttatgtatttatttgatgtatttattttttaagatgttatttatttacagtgTGGATGCACTTTTGTTTGGGAAAAAGATTTCAGGAGGGtggggaaaaagaaatccatGTTTATGGAATGTCCTTCTGTATGTGCGCATTTATGTGTATATCTGTTGTTTGGTTAGAGCAGAGCAGATactattgttatttattatttattttgtaagcaGACAGGAAAAAATTAAACTCTTCCATGCAGATGAGCCTAATTTGATCGCAAAAGGGCTGGGCAGCGACagaccctttttttttcttagaagtacccccacccacccctttcttGTGTACTGCTGGGTGGCAGCTGGGCAATTTCATGAGCAGTAATTGATAGTCACACACCCATTAGGATCAGCCTAATCACATCTTGCACTCCAGAGCGTGAAGGAATCGCACAGCAGCGCAGGACTGGAAGGATATGgctggagggggcctccatcAAGCCAGGGTGAGCTGCTTCTCTGCCCAGATGCATCACGAGGTCGCCTGGGCCAGTTCCGTCCAGAAGCAAGCTGAGCTGCCTATTGCATGTGTGAATGTAGTCGGGGCCATCAAAGGCCATTCCACCGTCATTATCCAGACATTCTTGGAGATTTTTATTTCTGCCAGCTGTATTCCATCTACCTTGCTTTGCATCTGGATCCTGTCTTCCAGATGCCTCAGATGACGATGTCCAGAGTTCTCAGCCAGTCCACAATTGGGAGGGTACTGGGTTGGGGACAACCGCACTAAGGCGACGATGGTGCCCCAAGGCATTAGGCCGATCTGCTTTAGACATCATGCAAAGTCTTGATTCATTGAGTCATTGAATCATATTCATTGAGTAAAGTCCAAGAGACCGTAAAGTGTGTGTCACCCGAGGTCAGTGTGAACTAGCGTGAACCCTTTCCTCAGAAGCACAATATCTCATTCTCAGCTGCAAACATTTGTTTTCTAGGACGCACAGAGCGGTGACCGTAATCCCAGATCAATATGATAGGTCCATCAAGTGTCCCCAGTCCAATACCCAAACCATAGAAGGCGGTCCTTGCCGTTAGGGAGCATCCAGAAGTGACCAACGTCTCCCTGCCCGGTGTCACCTGCCCCTCTAACCCCTGCCCCTCTAACCCTAACGTTCTCAAAAAAGCAGATTTGGGAAAGAGAGGAGTCTTCAGTGACTGTGGTCAAAGCTCTTTTGGAATCTTTAGAAGTCCAAAAGCTCACTTATCCCAGGAATAATAACCTGGGGACTAAGCCTTCCCCAAGCAGCATGTCCTTCACACGGATTGATGTCATCTCCCCAGATAATCAGGGGTACCCGTGCTGAGTGGAGGTTCTGAGGGTGGGGCCCCAATACTGTCCGAGAGCACCTGGAAATCTGCTGTAGCATGCAGGAAGAATTCTCTGCTGGGAAGCTGCATCAGCACCACAAAGAAATTATACGCTTTTTGTTCAgggcggtgtttctcagccttggcagctttaagaggtgtggacttcaactcccagaattccccagccagcatgggagaagGGCTTGTGACCGTGACAGTGAGAGAGGTGTGAGAGGTAGACAGTCAAGCAGAATTGTGCGGGCTGGAAGGAATTATCCAGTCAGGCCCCATAATGTATATCAAATGTTCAAGTTGGCTGCCGTTTTCTCCTAAACACGTCCTTACTCATTTGACACATGTCTTTTGAAGAGTCCTAAGTACGGTAATGTttcctctgggggaaaaaaaattaataaaacatattgtgattggcctatggccTATGTAGATGGGTGGATGGACGGACGGAAAGACAGACAGTAAGTTGCCTTTCGAGGCACCTAAAAAGCGTAATTGAAAAGCACAGTAACTGAACAATCTTTTTGAAACTCTGGTTCAAATGagacttccccagcctggtgccctctacCGGAACTGGGGTGGGGATGATGGGCAACCAAAGGCAGGACGTTTGCTGCATGCTGGAAACATTGGAGAGGTCGGACCTAACCCTTCTGCAAAGCGTGGCAGGGCAGTGGCTGCAGCAGGCAGCGACCATTTTGGGCTGGGAAGGGGGATAAACCCCGTTTCTAGCCCTTCCCTGACCCCACCTGAGTCGCCCTCTCAGCCTTTCAGGTTCCTTGTGGGGTAAAAGCATTCAGTGGACCTTTTGCTCCTGCACAGTAATAACGACTAGATAAaggttattgtaaaccgcccagagtcccctgttttgggggggaggtgggcggggatggaattctgggagttggaagtccacacatcttcaagtggccaagtttgaaaaacactggttaaGCCCATTGGGTGCAGCATAAAAGGTGATGAAGCATAAACCCTAGGAATGTGCCAGTATGACCAGCAGTGGCCCTTGGCAAAAGAGGAGAGGCTCTTTCATGCAGGAACCCCAAAGATGCCTTAACAATTCGCCGAGTTGGATGCTGTCGCTGCAAGTACGGAGTCAAAATAAAAAGAGCTGAACTTTCTGTGCATTTTGCACCTGcttttgcccccctcccctgccattCCTCTGCCCCCGTGGGTGCCATCTTCTTCCACAGCCCTCTCCTGGCAGCCTCGACCGGCTCCACAGGCCAAAGGCCGGAACGCTTTTGATTCCCGGCCATGGAAACAGCTGCTCCCTTGTTTGTGACGGATGGGGATGGCTGtcctgggaggggaggggaggggagggggggccCGGGGGACATGCCTGGACACGCTTTAATGAAAGGGAGGAGACCAGGCCTTTCTCCTGGCTGCTCCTGAGCTGAAGGCGCACGAGCCAGAGTGCGGCCGGGTTTCCAATCTGTTTGCCAAAACTGTGTGCGCAGAGTGGCGGGGCGGGCACATGCCCCTCTCGCCTTGTGTCTATGGATTTCCAGGCCGTTTGCAATGGGGTGAAAGGGATCCCTGTGAAAATATAAGATAAAACGACCAAGACCCAGTCTTGCCATCAGACAGCAGAATGCAGAACCCCGTTGCTAAtgtttccttttatctgactTAAAACGAATAGTAAAAAAACCAAGAACCGGTCGAAACCCTGTTCACATTCTGGCAGATTGTACCTATTTTGTAAATTCATTTCTATGAAAGACTTTGTTTGTAAAAGGCAAAGCAATAcacatttaaaggaaaaagaaagaaaagggataagtaaatggaaaaggaatgaaagaaaaaagagaaaaaaggaaggagaaaaggagaaaaggaaaaaaggaaaaaagaaaaagagaaaaagatgtggcttctgatcttctttacagcaattataaatgcatttatattttatcctctctctctgagGTTAAATTTTGACAGATTGTATTAAGAACATAATGCCTGGTTACTTCAGGTTTTTTGtgggaaaagaaaatgcacagaCATAGAGGAGAAAGGAAAACTCAAAGAAATGAAACCAAGTGGCTTGAAAATCTTTCTCCTCGCTGTACTATGGAAAGAGAACAATGCTTAATTGTTGATCGTAATATCCAAATTCTGTTGCTGCTTGCACTTCGAAgacagaattctggctggggaattctgggagttgaagtccacccatctcaaagttgccaaggttgagaaaccctcttCAAAGGTCTTGCAACAGTGCGCAGAGCAGCTGCCCATGTGCGAAGTATGCACAGCTACCAGCATGTTGCTAGATTCCCCAGGCCTATGGGGGTCTTTCTGCGGCCTGCAGAAGAGGCTGACATCGCACTGAACAGCTGTGGGAGCCCAGCAACGTCTTTCTTGAGGCTGTGTGAACACGACAGTGGGGTCTTTCACTGACCTAGTTGAGCGTGTTGGCAAATGCGGAAAACATTTTGCTTGCAAGACGGAGATAATGAAGTTGCCACTTTAGGGGGTCCTTGAAAAATATGGCACGCAAAGGTGTGCGATGCATCCTAAGCGCTCTAAAGTGCCGTAGAATGTTATCCATAGAAATAGAGATataaagttataaatataaatatttgataaagaTAAAGCTCAACATTATCTCTTTGTCAGCAAGAAGGAAATCATTCCACTGAAATTGCTCTGTTGTGCAGAGGTTAGAAAGAGCGCAGAAGCGACGTGAAGTCAATCCTTTTCTGCCAATAATCCTCAGTTAAAccacgatgatgatgatgatgatgatgataggataACGTGACGTTTTACAAACAGCCATCCAGTTTAAGAATCGGGCAGCCATATCAATGGATGGAGgaactaaataaacaaacctgcTGCTCCCCAGATAGGCTGGATTAAAAACCCTGCTGGCTGGCATTGCTGTGCCCCAaattcatcagatgcacaggGATCCGGGTCTTCTGATTTTCCCCATGGATACCGACGACCCTGGCCTGCCCAATCGACCCAGCTGGCTGCTCCGGAGGACAAGCCGTCCCTTGGCCGGGCAAGGGAGGTTTTCTGAGAAGGGTGGGAAGGCTGGTCTGTATCTGCACCCCCGAAAGCACCCTGCCTGCTGCTGAAACATCTGGGACTCCTTCCTGGCTCTGCATTTGGGCAACCCTCCATGCCACCGCCACCCCCTGCGTGCCGTGCGTTTGTAAGGAGGGAGCAGACAGATTAATCGGGGCGAAAAGTGTGAACAGGCTGTCGCTTTCCCCAGCCCGTCTGCGGCGCCCATTGTCATGGGGCCGCCAAGCCTCCCACAACATACGGAGGGCATTGTGAATCCCGCCCGGTGGCAGCCCACTTCCCGCGAGGCCCCAGCCTCCCCGTGACAGCTTGGGCCCCTTCAATGGATCCCTCCCGGCAATTCTGTGCTCGGCCCAGACGAAGATGAAGTGGGTTTCTCCGGTCCCCGGCAAGTGTTCCCAGCAAGGGAAAATTCCCGGGATCTCTGTCGAGAAAGTTTGGGTTAACGCTGTGTTCCCCAGAGAGGGCAGCTGCCTCGCCCCGAGGAGAGGCCAGCGAGGGGTTCGTGGTTTCAAAAGCCAGAAATACGGAATGGAGCACCCCCAGGTGCTTCTGGAGCCGGGTCACTTGGCTTGGACGCTCTGCAGAGCTCACCCACCATTCTAATGGCAGGCTTTGCGTGACTCAGCCTGGGACTCTTACTAACCATGGCTTAAGGTTATGGGTCTGCCCATCTTGCATGCTGCTCTACCTCCAGCAACAAAATTCCCTTTGGCGTCCTCCTTGCCCCGGGGGGTCCAGGAGCAGCCTCCATTTGGGCCAGGGGGCCGTGGATCAAGGATTCGGAGATGGATATTGCAACCGGGACCCCTGCGCTCTCCTTGCAGCAGCAGCCCAAGGCGGAGGGGTGCAGGCAGGCAGTAGAGAAGAGGCTCCTTCTCAGCCCCCCAGTGGCAACGGCAATGGCTGCGTGCCCCCTCCTCATTGCAAAGCACGGTGAAAGGGCTGCTGGGAGGGGGAGTAATTCTCCGTTTCCTCCCATCTCCAGGATGGTGGAAAGCACATCCCCTGAAGTCTAGGGAAGAGCCCCCGATTTGCTAAGCAGCCATGACCCCCTTGGTCTCCAAGACCCAAAAGAGACGTCCGAATCACGCAGACACCAGACATCATGCTGTCATTTAGGTGAGCGtctttcagacttggcaactttcatgctggctggggaattctgggagttgaagtccacccatctgaaagttgaggttgagaaaccttgttccagaagacaggacaaaagACCTCAGAAATGTGTTTCCAGTCATCGTCTTTATTAATGACAGAGATTCCAGAAAAGAGGGAggcctttttgtctttttcaggCCTCTGACTTTTCTCAAGGTTGGGGGGGCTGCTCAGCGCTTTCTTTCGTTGCTCTTAGGGTGCTTCTGGCTGCTGTGAGAACTCTTGAGGTGCTTCTGGCTGCTACCGAAAGAGCCCATCAGGAGGGAAGAGATTTTCCTGGGAACCTGGCTTGCGGCTGGGGAGAAAGGAAAGACTTCATCTGAAATTTGGGCCGAAtgcgtgaccgcagggacgcagCACTGggcgtaagtgtgaggaccggctgcCAGTCCCTTCGTTCGGCACCGTCATAACTTGGAACGGTTTCCGAGCTTGGCTTCGTGGGTCTTTGGTACGCTGCTGGAAGAGTTTGGCAGTCAGCAGTGTAAGGCGGATGGTGCAAATAAACGAGCTTTGCCCTCAACCCCCAGACTTTGTTGCTCCGGGTCTTTGCTGTCAGCAGAGGGATGCCCAGAGTTTTTTTCAAGCCAGCCATGCCCTGAGTTATGGGCCTTCTCAAGCTGATGCTGGAGAATGAGGACTTGCAAGAGTGGTGCCCATGAGTGTAAGCTCATGCCAAAAGGGTTCCCACAGGGGTGTGCCAAAATCAGAAACAAGACCCTGGGTGCTCCGGAGCTGGCTGTCTCAAGGGGGTGCTCCCTGGAGAAGCAAAACGGGGGAACAGGCAAGCCTCCCATCCCATAAGCCTTCAGAATTTCAGATGGCTTGCCTGGTATTGTGCGTTAACTCCCTCGTTTCCAAATTGCCAAGAACCTTTGATCTGAACGTTCCTTTCCTTCTTTGACCCAACACGACGTCCCAGGAGAGACCCAGGAGAGATCCACAACATTATGGGATAGGCTTCAGGATTCCGGGAGCAACGGCTTTGCTTACCTCTCTTAGAAGAATGGCTTCGTTGGGATCTGCTAGACTTacttcttgttcttgttctgctTTTTCTGCAAGAGGGATAGTTTTAATCAGAACTCAGACCGTTCTCCTGTGACGTCCCTGCGCTGGCCCACTGCCACCGATTGGCCTCCTTGTGCTGCTGGACACCGAGGGAGGGTCTAGATTTTCGCTCTTCCacaggtcattgagaaatgtgTGAATGTAAAAAAGGAAGTTTCTTATTCATTTGTGGAGTCAGAGAAAGC of the Candoia aspera isolate rCanAsp1 chromosome 17, rCanAsp1.hap2, whole genome shotgun sequence genome contains:
- the NHLH1 gene encoding helix-loop-helix protein 1, which produces MLNSDQTETDLQPTHSETESVFSDCGGGRGGAAEDAGSLGLCGQSRGAESSDNVKKDLQHLSREERRRRRRATAKYRTAHATRERIRVEAFNMAFAELRKLLPTLPPDKKLSKIEILRLAICYISYLNHVLDV